The region TCGGCGGTTCTGGCACGGGCTGCGTGCCGGTCAGGAAGTCGAAGTCGCAGCCTTCATGTGCCTGGCTGACGTGGCGCTGGTAGAGGGCGGCGAAGGAGCGTTCGTAAATCGGCGCGGATGGCTTCCACGCATCGCGGCGGCGGGCTAGCTCTTCTTCGGACACGCGCATGTTGATGGTCGCGGCGGCGACATCGAGCTCGATGAGGTCGCCGGTCTTCACCAGTGCCAAGGGGCCGCCGATTGCGGCTTCCGGCGAGACATGCAGGATGCAGGTACCGTAATGGGTGCCGCTCATGCGCCCGTCGCAGATGCGCACCATGTCACGCACGCCTTGCTTCAGGAGCTTTTTCGGGATCGGCAGGTTGCCCCATTCCGGCATGCCGGGCGCGCCGACCGGGCCGGCATTGCGCAGCACGATCACCGTGTCCTCGGTGATGTCGAGTTCGGGATCGTCCAGCGTTCTGTTCATGGTGCGCGGATCGTCGAACACGATGGCCGGGCCGACATGCTTGAGGAACTTCGGGTTGGCAGCCGAGGACTTCATCACCGCACCGTTCGGAGCGAGATTGCCGCGCAGCACCTCCAGTGTCTTGCCGCGCGACAGTGGTACGACAGGATTGTCCTCACCGCGGATTACGTCATCGTTCCAGCAGTCGGCGGATGCAATATTGTCGCCTAGCGTACGGCCGTTGACGGTCGGCCGGTCGAGCACAAGGTGATGCGAGAGCTTCTTCAAAAGCGCATTGATGCCACCGGCGAAGTAGAAATCCTCCATGAGGTATTCGCCTGACGGGAAGACGTTGGCGACGACAGGTACCTTGCCAGCCATTTCCGCCATGTCGTCCAGCGTCAGAGAAACGCCGACGCGCTTGGCCATAGCGATGAGATGCACTGCCGCATTGGTAGAGCCGCCGAGCGCCATATAGGCGACGAGTCCATTGAGGAAGCTGTCGCGGCTCAGGATCTCCGAGGGCTTCAAGTCTTCCCAGACCATCTCCACGATGCGCGCTCCACAGGCGGACGCCATGCGTGAATGGCCGGAATCGATGGCCGGGATGGAGGATGCCCCGGACAGCGTCATGCCCATCGCATCGACGATCGAGGTCATGGTCGAAGCGGTGCCGATGGTGTTGCAGGTGCCGGGCGAGCGCGTCATGCGGCTTTCGAGATCTACCCAATCGTCGCGGGTGATGTTGCCAGCACGCAGTTCGTCCCAGTATTTCTTGGTGTGCGTGCCGGCGCCGGTCTTCACGCCACGCCACTGGCCGTTCGACATGGGTCCGGCCGGGCAGAAGATGACGGGAATGTCCATCGAGAAGGCGCCCATCAGCAGCGCCGGGGTGGACTTGTCGCAGCCGCCGAGCAGCACCGCGCCGTCGATTGGGTGGCAGCGCAGCAGCTCCTCGCATTCCATGGCGAGGAAGTTGCGGTAGAGCATGGTCGTCGGCTTGACCATGACCTCGCCGACGGAAATTGCCGGCAGTTCGACGGGATAGCCGCCCATCTGCCATACGCCGCGCTTCACCGCCTCGGCCCGGTCGCGCAGATGCGCGTGGCAGGGGCTCATTTCGCTCCAGGTATTGATGATGCCGATCACGGGCCGGCCCATGAACTCTTCGCGGCGCATGCCCATCTGCTGGGTACGCTGGCGGTGCGCGAAAGCCCGCATGTCATCGGAGGCAAACCAGCGCTGGCTGCGCAGTTCGGAGAGATCGAGCTTTCTGGTCATCCCTTGATTCCCCCGGCGGTGAGGCCCGAGACCACGCGTTCCTGGAAGATGACGATGAGTACGGCGACCGGCACGATGCCGACGACGAGCGCTGCCGAGATGACCGGCCAGGGGAAGGCGAACTCGCCCTGATAGAGCTGGATACCCACCGGAAGCGTGCGCAGCGACGGATTGGAATTGAAGGAGAGCGCCAGAAGGAACTCGTCCCAGGCATTGACGAAGGCAAGGATGCCGGCGGTGAAGACACCGGGCGCGCAGAGCGGCACGACCACCTTGAAGAGCGCGCCAAGCCGCGTGCAGCCGTCAATCATCGCAGCATTTTCGAGATCACGCGGTATTCCCTCGAAGAACGAGACGAGCATCAGCGTGCAGACCGGCAGCGACAGGACCGTATAGGGCAGTACCAGCGCGATCCAGGTGTTGAGCAGGTTCAGCGTGCGCATGATCTCGAAGAGCGGCACGAGAAGCGTGACCAGCGGGAAGGTCGAGACGGCGATGATCAGCGACAGGATGAGGCCGCGGTAGCGCAGGTTGAGCCGTGCCAGCGCATAGGCCGCCAACACCGAGACCAGCAGCGTCAGGCAGGTGGAGATCAGCGCCACCATGAAGCTGTTGAACAGGAAGAGATGCAGCGGCTGGTCGGAGAATGCCTGCATGTAGTTCGCAAGTGTCGGGGCATGCGGAAACCAGGTGATCGGCTTTGCCGTCAGTTCGGCTTCCGTCTTCAGCGAGGTGAAGAGGATCCACAGTGCCGGAAACATGCCATTGATGATCAACACTCCACCTGCAATGAAGCGCAGCGGACGGCCGGAAAGGAACGAGGGGAAACCGGGATTGGCGATGGCGGTCATGGCTTACTCCTTGGTCCGGATGGCGCGGAGATAGACAGCGGTCACGCACATCGACAGGGCAAACATCACCACGGCGAGCGCCGAGCCGTAGCCGAGGTCGAGGAAGGAAACCGTGTTCTGGTGGATGTACATGGCCAGCGTCGCGGTCGAGGTCCCTGGGCCCCCGCCGGTCATCATGTAGGGAATATCGAAGGTCTGAAGCGCCGTGATGGTGCGAAAGATCAAGGCGACTATGATGGAGGGCTTCAGAAGGGGCAGCGTTATCTCGAAGAACTGGCGGATGCGGCCAGCGCCGTCGACGTCGGCGGCTTCATAGAGCGAACGCGGGATCGTCTGCAGGCCAGCGAGGATGATAAGTGCCATGAAGGACGAGGTCTTCCAGATGATCGTCAGACAGATGGCAGCGAAGGCCCAGTTCGGCGAGTTGAACCAGATGATGCCCTCGAAACCCAGGCGGTTCAGGACGTCGTTGACGACGCCGTACTCGGAATGGAAGAACCAGGCGAAGATCAGGCCCGCGAAGGAGAGCGGCAATGCCCAGGGGATGAGCAGGGAAAGGCGCACCGGCCACTGCACACCGAAGGGGAGGTTCGCGAGCAGGGCCAGTGCCAGCCCGACCAGGAGGGCGCCGGGCACAGTGATCAGCGTGATGAGGACGGTGTTCCAGGTGGTTTCCCAAAAGACCGGATCCTCCAGCATGAGGCTATAATTTTCGAGGCCGACGAACTCCGCCGGCAGGCCGGAGGTGAGCGACAGGCTGAAGAAACTGGTATAGCCGAGGCGCAACACCGGATAGACGATGATCAGCGCGAGAAGGATCGCCGCCGGCGCCAGAAGAACGACGGCGAGTGCCCGGTCACCGAGGTCTAGCCAGCGCGTCCAGGCTGGCGGGCCGCGGTCGGCGGCGCTTGCCGCATTCAGGGTGGAGGTCGTCGTCACCGGTCAACTCCCGACGGTTCAGAGCAATTCCATCAAAGGCGACGCGCTTTGGCGTCCGGAACTGCGTGAAAACAAGAAAACTGGGAAGCCGGAAGGGAAAGCCCTTCCGGCGATGGCGATCAGCGCAGAATGCGCTTGAGGCGCGCCTCGATCTGGCTCGCGCCGTCTTCCGGCGTCGTGACACCCGCGAGCACGGCGTTGACGGTGGTGCGGATGACTTCGCTCACTTCGTTGTAGCGCGGCGTCACCGGACGGGCCTTGGCTGTCTCGACCACCTGAAGTGCGTCGGCAAACCACGGCACCGACTTCAGCACCTCGGCATTTGTATAGGCGCCGGCATAGGTGGGCAGCAGCGAGCCGTTGGCCGCCATGAAGACAGAAACGTCTTGACTGGAGAGGTATTCAACCAGCTTCTTCGCTTCGTCCTGATGGACGGAATAGGCCGATACGCCCCATTCCCAACCACCAAGGCAGCTCGCCTGCTCGCCGCTACCGAGCGCAGGTAGGCGCGTCACGCCAACATTGCCGTTAACGGCAGATTCCGCCCCTGGAAGTGTGTCCAGGCATAGGACCAGTTTACCGCGAAGAGCGCGTTGCCGGCCTGGAACTCCTTGCGCGTGTCATCAGTGGCGACTTCCGCGATGTTCTTTTTGGCGACTCCATCGTCGACGAAACCCTTCCAAAGCGCGAGCGCCGTGACTGCAGCGTCATGGTCGAAGGTCAGTTTGCCGTTTTCGACGAGGTTCTTGCCCTGGCTCCAGTAAGGCAGAAGGAAGGTGCAGACCGCGCCCTCGATCGCCTTGCCCTGGAACGAAAGGCCCTGCAGTTCCGGGTTGTTTTCGCCCTCGGCAACCTTCTTGGTGGCCGCAGCCAGTTCTTCCCAGGTCTTCGGTGGTGCGATGCCGTACTTATCGAGCAGGTCCTTGCGGTAGTAGAGGAACATGGCGTCGGCGAAAGCCGGCAGGGCGACGACCTTGCCGTCCACCGTGTTGGCCTCGGCATAGGCCGGCAGGTAGACCGACATGTCCTTGCCCTCGAAGGTGGACGTCCAGCCGGCGGCGGCGTACTGCGCCGGGCGAATGACGTCGAGCATCAGCACATCGAGATTAGTGTCCGCGGCGGACATGACGGTATTGAGATACTGTGCCTGCGCTTCCGAGGTGTTGCCACCGGTCTCGATCGTCACCTTGACGCCCGGATTTGCCGCTTCGTACTTGTCGAGCACCTTGCGCCAGACGTCCGGCTGGTGCTGGCTGGAAACGAAGATCTTCAGGTCGGTATCGGCGAAGGCCGGGACAGTGAAGGCAAACACGCTGGTGGCGGCGAGCAGGCTCGCCATGGCCTTGATATTCATTCTATCCTCCCTTTATCGATGGCGCGGCGCGCTCGATGTTCAGTTGATGACGCGTTCGCTCGCGGGATCGAAGAGATGTATCTTGGTGGGATCGACACCGAAGCGTACTTCTGCGCCCGGCTCCGGTCGCGTTTCCGGCGGCATGCGTGCGGTGAGCACATCGCCACCGACCGAGAAATGTACCAACGTGTCGGAGCCAAGCGGCTCGACAACCTGCACGCGCGCGGAGAGCGCGGCCGCCTGATCGGCGACGGCCCCGAAATGCTCCGGCCGGATGCCGACGATCACGTCCCGCCCCTCCAGCCGCGTCTCGCTTCCGGCCCGTACGGCCGACATCGACAGCTTGTTGCCGTCCGCAAAGACCAGACAGCCCGCTTCAACCTTTGCCTTGGCAAAGTTCATCGCCGGCGAACCGACGAAGCCGCCCACGAAGACGCTCTGCGGTCGGTTGTAGACTTCGTCCGGCGTTCCGACCTGCTCGATGTCGCCGCCCTTGAGGATGACGATGCGGTCGGCGAGCGTCATGGCCTCGACCTGGTCGTGCGTGACATAGATGATCGTCGTGCCGATTTGCTGATGCAGACGCTTGATCTCGGTGCGCACCTGGCCGCGCAACTTGGCATCGAGGTTTGAAAGCGGCTCATCGAAGAGAAACACCTTCGGGCGGCGGACGATGGCGCGCCCCATGGCGACGCGCTGACGCTGACCGCCCGATAGTTGACCCGGACGGCGATCGAGCAGATGACCGATGCCGAGCATTTCGGCCGCCTCGTTGATGCGCTGGTTAGCCTCGCGTATCGCGACACCGTGCACCTTCAGGCTAAAGCCCATATTCTCGCGCACCGTCTTGTGCGGATAGAGCGCATAGTCCTGGAAGACCATCGCGATGTCGCGCTCGCGCGGCGGCAAGCTGTTGACCAGCATCTCGCCGATCCTGATTTCGCCACCACTGATGCTTTCGAGACCCGCGACCATGCGCAGCGTCGTTGATTTGCCGCAGCCCGACGGGCCGACGAACACCACGAACTCGCCATCGGCGATTTCGAGATCGACACCCTTCACGATGCGCAGCGAACCGTAAGTTTTTTCCAGCTTTCGCAGGCTGACAGAAGCCATTCCTCTCTCCCAAGCGTCACCGGACATCCGGCTCATCTGCTCAAATAATAGCGCTACGATTTATTCGACGCAAGATACGAAGAGAAGAATCTTTTCTCTGTGCAAAACGATGCGCAAGAGACACAAATCACGATAAATATTCTTTTATTTTCAGCGCATTAAAGATTATCTTGCCTTCGCTCTCCATTGCGATAGGATCAGATCTATGTTATTAATATGATAATAGCGCTACGGAGACACTTATGGACAACACAATGCGAAAGCCGCCTCGCAATCGCCGCAAAATGCAGTCCGTCACCATGTCCGACGTCGCCGAGCTCGCCAATGTCTCGCCTTCCACTGTCTCGCTCTTCCTGCGCAAGCCAGAGGCGGTATCGCCGACCGCTAGCCAGGCAATCAGCCGGGCGATCGACAAGCTCAATTACGTGCCGAACCTCATGGCCGGGGGCCTGGCGGCCGCTTCCTCCCGCGCGGTAAGCATCCTTGTGCCCTCAGTGCGCAATGCCTTCTTCGCCGAAACGGTCTCCTCCATGCAGACGGCGCTCAAGAAGCAGCGCCTGCAGCTAATTCTCGGCCACACCGAATATGACGAGCAGGAAGAGGAGGAACTGGTGCGCATGGCGCTGTCGTGGGCACCGGCGGCTATCGTGCTGACCGGCCTTTCGCACAGCGCCGCGACACGCCGCCTTCTGGCCAACGTCGCCATCCCCGTTATCGAGATCTGGGAGCTGGGCGGCCTGCAAATCGATACCGCCGTCGGCTTTCATCACGACAAGGTCGGGGTTGCGGTGGCTGAGCACCTCATCCAGCAGGGGCGTCGCAACCTGCTCTTCCTCGGCGCGCGCATGCATCAGGACCGTCGCGCCAAACAGCGCTGCGACGGCTTCCTGCAAGCCGCCCGAACTGCCGGGATAACCGTAAACGTCGTAGAGCATCCCGATACGGCCTCGGCGGAAATCGGCTCGATGCTCCTGGCCGAAGCCCTGCGGCTCCATCCGGACACCGATGGTATCGCCTGCTCCAACGATCATATCGCGCTCGGCGTACTTTTCGCATGCGAGCGTTTGAAAGTCGCCGTACCGGACCGGCTCGCGGTGGTCGGCTTCGGCGACCTCTCCTTCAGTGCCGCCTGCAATCCGCCGCTCACCACGATCCGCCCCTCCGGCGACCTGATCGGTCGTGAGGCCGCCCGGCTGATCGAAGAGCATCTACACGGCGAGAAAGCTGACGGGCGTCGTACGATCGACACCCGCTTCACGCTGCAGCATCGCCGGAGCAGCTAGGAGGACGAGGGACAAGGACAGGCCGGATCGATATGATCCGTCATCCTTCTCCCTTGTGTGACCGGTTCTCCCATAGGATAGGCACCGTCCACCCTGACATCTGAAGCTAAACACCGACCTCCGCAGGATAAATCACATTTCCTGCATAGCGCGTCATGGCCACTTGAGTGGTAACAAATCTAGGTCATGCATCGGAGCGAGCGACCATTGAAAGCACACGATCAGGGTGACTCGCTTACAGCAGGTTTCAACGCCACTCGATTGAGGTCCTGAGCGTACGCCTCCACTTCGCCTGCCATTCCAAGCGCGACTATAACTGTAAAAGAGGTTAGGCTGTCTTCCACACATCCCAACCAGTTCATCTGACTCGCTTGCCATCGAGATCGAACACGAAACTGCGGCCCGCGGGGAACACTAGCCGTACTTCCTCGCCGTTTGCGGGTTGAACATCGCCTCGACTTTCGATGGTGACACTTCGCCCTTCCGCCAGACGGCAATATAGGTAGCATGTGCCGCCGAGATACTCGCTGAACTCCACGACCGCGGGCAGGCCATCCTCCCCGTCAGATGCGATCTGGATATGCTCCGGCCGGATGCCCAGTGTCAGCGGTGTGCCTTCGGGAGGCCGGACCTGGAGCGCCAATGGCGCGAGCGGCACCTCGCCAAGCCGGATAGTGTCTCCCGCCCAGCTCGCATCCAGAAGGTTCATGCGCGGAGAACCGATAAAGCCGGCGACGAAGGTGTTGGCGGGATCTTCATAGACCTGACGCGGCGTGCCTGCCTGCTCGATCCGGCCGTCACGCAGGATCACGATGCGGTCGGCGAGTGTCATGGCTTCGGTCTGGTCATGGGTCACATAGATCATCGTGTTGCCGAGATCGCGATGCAGCCGCGCGATCTCGATACGCATCGAAACGCGCAGTTCTGCGTCGAGATTGGAAAGCGGCTCATCGAACAGGAAGACATCCGGCTTGCGCACGATGGCCCGTCCGATCGCCACACGTTGCCGTTGGCCGCCGGACAGCTGCCCCGGCCGCCGGTCAAGCAGATGGTCAATCTTCAGGATCGAGGAGGCCTGCGCGACCCGGCGGTCAATTTCCGCCGCCTCCGTCCGCGACATCTTCAGGCCAAAAGCCAGGTTGTCGCGGACAGTCATATGAGGATAGAGAGCGTAGGACTGAAATACCATAGCGATGCCGCGCTCGGAGGGATCGACATCGGTAACGTCCCGCCCCTTGATGGCAACCTCACCGTCGGTGATCTCTTCCAATCCG is a window of Sinorhizobium sp. BG8 DNA encoding:
- the ugpC gene encoding sn-glycerol-3-phosphate ABC transporter ATP-binding protein UgpC, producing MASVSLRKLEKTYGSLRIVKGVDLEIADGEFVVFVGPSGCGKSTTLRMVAGLESISGGEIRIGEMLVNSLPPRERDIAMVFQDYALYPHKTVRENMGFSLKVHGVAIREANQRINEAAEMLGIGHLLDRRPGQLSGGQRQRVAMGRAIVRRPKVFLFDEPLSNLDAKLRGQVRTEIKRLHQQIGTTIIYVTHDQVEAMTLADRIVILKGGDIEQVGTPDEVYNRPQSVFVGGFVGSPAMNFAKAKVEAGCLVFADGNKLSMSAVRAGSETRLEGRDVIVGIRPEHFGAVADQAAALSARVQVVEPLGSDTLVHFSVGGDVLTARMPPETRPEPGAEVRFGVDPTKIHLFDPASERVIN
- the ugpC gene encoding sn-glycerol-3-phosphate ABC transporter ATP-binding protein UgpC, with protein sequence MTMEQKPASLTLTDVRKSYGSLEVIHGIDLTIGEGEFVVFVGPSGCGKSTLLRMIAGLEEITDGEVAIKGRDVTDVDPSERGIAMVFQSYALYPHMTVRDNLAFGLKMSRTEAAEIDRRVAQASSILKIDHLLDRRPGQLSGGQRQRVAIGRAIVRKPDVFLFDEPLSNLDAELRVSMRIEIARLHRDLGNTMIYVTHDQTEAMTLADRIVILRDGRIEQAGTPRQVYEDPANTFVAGFIGSPRMNLLDASWAGDTIRLGEVPLAPLALQVRPPEGTPLTLGIRPEHIQIASDGEDGLPAVVEFSEYLGGTCYLYCRLAEGRSVTIESRGDVQPANGEEVRLVFPAGRSFVFDLDGKRVR
- the araD gene encoding L-arabinonate dehydratase, coding for MTRKLDLSELRSQRWFASDDMRAFAHRQRTQQMGMRREEFMGRPVIGIINTWSEMSPCHAHLRDRAEAVKRGVWQMGGYPVELPAISVGEVMVKPTTMLYRNFLAMECEELLRCHPIDGAVLLGGCDKSTPALLMGAFSMDIPVIFCPAGPMSNGQWRGVKTGAGTHTKKYWDELRAGNITRDDWVDLESRMTRSPGTCNTIGTASTMTSIVDAMGMTLSGASSIPAIDSGHSRMASACGARIVEMVWEDLKPSEILSRDSFLNGLVAYMALGGSTNAAVHLIAMAKRVGVSLTLDDMAEMAGKVPVVANVFPSGEYLMEDFYFAGGINALLKKLSHHLVLDRPTVNGRTLGDNIASADCWNDDVIRGEDNPVVPLSRGKTLEVLRGNLAPNGAVMKSSAANPKFLKHVGPAIVFDDPRTMNRTLDDPELDITEDTVIVLRNAGPVGAPGMPEWGNLPIPKKLLKQGVRDMVRICDGRMSGTHYGTCILHVSPEAAIGGPLALVKTGDLIELDVAAATINMRVSEEELARRRDAWKPSAPIYERSFAALYQRHVSQAHEGCDFDFLTGTQPVPEPPIY
- a CDS encoding LacI family DNA-binding transcriptional regulator; amino-acid sequence: MDNTMRKPPRNRRKMQSVTMSDVAELANVSPSTVSLFLRKPEAVSPTASQAISRAIDKLNYVPNLMAGGLAAASSRAVSILVPSVRNAFFAETVSSMQTALKKQRLQLILGHTEYDEQEEEELVRMALSWAPAAIVLTGLSHSAATRRLLANVAIPVIEIWELGGLQIDTAVGFHHDKVGVAVAEHLIQQGRRNLLFLGARMHQDRRAKQRCDGFLQAARTAGITVNVVEHPDTASAEIGSMLLAEALRLHPDTDGIACSNDHIALGVLFACERLKVAVPDRLAVVGFGDLSFSAACNPPLTTIRPSGDLIGREAARLIEEHLHGEKADGRRTIDTRFTLQHRRSS
- a CDS encoding sugar ABC transporter permease, whose product is MTTTSTLNAASAADRGPPAWTRWLDLGDRALAVVLLAPAAILLALIIVYPVLRLGYTSFFSLSLTSGLPAEFVGLENYSLMLEDPVFWETTWNTVLITLITVPGALLVGLALALLANLPFGVQWPVRLSLLIPWALPLSFAGLIFAWFFHSEYGVVNDVLNRLGFEGIIWFNSPNWAFAAICLTIIWKTSSFMALIILAGLQTIPRSLYEAADVDGAGRIRQFFEITLPLLKPSIIVALIFRTITALQTFDIPYMMTGGGPGTSTATLAMYIHQNTVSFLDLGYGSALAVVMFALSMCVTAVYLRAIRTKE
- a CDS encoding carbohydrate ABC transporter permease gives rise to the protein MTAIANPGFPSFLSGRPLRFIAGGVLIINGMFPALWILFTSLKTEAELTAKPITWFPHAPTLANYMQAFSDQPLHLFLFNSFMVALISTCLTLLVSVLAAYALARLNLRYRGLILSLIIAVSTFPLVTLLVPLFEIMRTLNLLNTWIALVLPYTVLSLPVCTLMLVSFFEGIPRDLENAAMIDGCTRLGALFKVVVPLCAPGVFTAGILAFVNAWDEFLLALSFNSNPSLRTLPVGIQLYQGEFAFPWPVISAALVVGIVPVAVLIVIFQERVVSGLTAGGIKG